The sequence GTCGTGGAGCAGCTGGTAAGGTTCCGGTATTTGGTATGCTGGAACGTGCAGGCAAGGTCGTGGTTGAGGTAGTGCCTGACGTTAAGGAGAAGACATTAATGGGTCTTATTACCAAGACTATAGAACCAGGTAGCTTGACCTACAGCGATGGTTTCAGCAGTTACAGTTCACTGATCGTCAACGGCTATAAGCACGTCCGTATTGACCACGATAAAGAGTTCGCTAACGGTAAGGCACACATCAACAGCATAGAAAGTTTCTGGGCTTATGCCAAGGAACGACTGGCCAAATATCATGGTATTTCGCCTCTAAAACTGTATCTTTACTTGAAGGAGCTGGAATTCAGGTTTAATAACAGGCAAGCTGTTGACTTATTTGAACTTATCAACTCACAGCTTGTCAAATTGGTCCGCTGTGATGGATAATTCCCTAATCTATATTAACTT is a genomic window of candidate division TA06 bacterium B3_TA06 containing:
- a CDS encoding DDE transposase is translated as RGAAGKVPVFGMLERAGKVVVEVVPDVKEKTLMGLITKTIEPGSLTYSDGFSSYSSLIVNGYKHVRIDHDKEFANGKAHINSIESFWAYAKERLAKYHGISPLKLYLYLKELEFRFNNRQAVDLFELINSQLVKLVRCDG